TTACTTCTCtacttaatgagaaaaaaatatatccaaGGGGCtcacaaagtaaaataaacatacaGAACCCAGCATTAGAACCCAGGTCATTGGAGTGTCATCCATTGTACATATTTTCTTTCCAATTATTCCCCTCAATTGACCTACGGCTTTTgacagtttttgttgtttgtttttccaaacaaCAACAGGTTAGGACTGAAGATGACATGAGGTGAAGAGGGTTTTCACTGAGTTGTACAGTCAGTGGAAAACCCACTTGGATGCCTCACTTCTCCTCCCATTGCCACCCAGAGTCAGGGATGTCCCAGTTAACGTAGTGCCAACGAACTCTTGTCCTTGGACTGCATAGAGTATATTCTGAACTCCAGTGACCTCCTCATCCCTTAAATTTTGAGGACAAGCCAGGGTTTATTTACAGTCTACAGTCTCTCACAGTCTGTGGACTCACCTGTCAGCTTGCACTTGACACTGTTCTGGCCCTGCCCTGAAGGAGGTATGCATATCTTAATCTGCAGATGACAGCAGGGAAATTTTGTGGTTGATCCACAACAAAGGtcattttacataattttaaagaaaataacatttttatttacatacaaATCACTTGGGGACATCCCTAAATTCACCAAGAAATTAACCCCAACACAAATATTTCCCATATGGTATTAGGAAGTATCCAGAGCATAGCGAAGGGACTTTGGCATTGGATCTAATCAGATTCAGTTTCTACCTCTACCACTTAAAAGCTATGTGCCCTTGAATAAGTGAATTATCTTCTCTAAGCTGCAATTACACACAGGTGTGGattaattaaaacaatgaaaataatgctTTCAAACATTGTAAGAGCTCAAAAATGGTAACCCTGCTACACTATTGCTTCAACTTGATTtgttaaagaccttaatattgAAGAGTATTTTTGGGAAAATTTAAAGATTTAGATTGCATTCTTTCCAGAAAGATGTGAGGCCTAATTAACATCTTCTTTAAAACCAAAAACACTGCTAGTTTGGTAATTGCTTGACTTTGGTTTTAACAAGATTTCAATCTAGAAGCAATATCTGAGacataaaaatgacaaagaaaggcCATGAGGTATTTAGATAAGACCTGACTAAACAATATAATGCTCCTTGTAATCATATAATCACATTCCTAATCTTTATGAGATGTTTCTTTGGAAGTTGCAGGTGTTGCCCACAATCTGGGACATCCATCATCATGTTTAGTTTGGACAGAGAAGTGAAATACAATGACAAGACATGTGTTTTTAGGATATTCTAAAGGCCTAAACTTAGAATTCTTAGGAACTGCTCAGGATCTTGTACCCTGGGCTGCCACTGATTATTTAATAACAGAACATTTGTACAGAATTTGGAAGATAGGCTCCTGAATGTGCTACTAAATAGATCTTGGCTAAAAGTTTGGGCAGAAATGGGGCTCACCCAGATTAGCAGTGCCAGATTCTgacaaattaaatttcaacacttCTAGTCCAACTTGGCAGATGCTCATATCTGATGTCATACAGCCATGATGTAAGTTAGAAAGAGTGGTATTTTGCAATAGGGAGATTCTGGTAACCCTTCCCATTACTGTGGGTTACAGGATATCAATATTTATATCACATACAGGAAGCGTGCTACATTTTGTAATGCAGAAAAGTTAGAGGACTTACTCATAGTCTCTTCTGCATGCATGAATTGTCCTTAGGTTCAGCATCAAAGGCTTAAATTGCTGATGTTTGTCTTGTTATTTTCTTAAGGcattttttcaattaaatataaTGAATGGAAATCTTATTGACGTCACCAAAATAGACATGTCAAAATTAAAGGATTAGATCTGCATTGTGCCAGGAAACACTAAAAGATGAACTATGTTATAATTTCATCCTCTTTAGATTTTATGTAAACATGATTATACAAAAAGCTAATTTGGGGAAAAGGATACAATGACAAGCTGTTGTCGCTCAGGTATGACTGAAATTACAGTGTTTCCTCTACACCCCCATCACAATCTAAAATACTAAATAATGCACagtgggctggaagagtggctcaagtgatagagcacctgcctaaataATGATGTACTTATAAATATTGATGACCTAAGAATGTGAAGGGCAGACACATGGAGAGACTAAAGGGGAAATGAAAGAATTTGATGAACCCCTTGGCCAATTCGATTTAGTCAAAGATGCCAGAAAcctgtcatttctttcttaaatgatTTGCCCAAGTTAATAATCCATAATTGATAGCTGAAAGTGTAGGTCTGATGCAAGGTCTTCATGGCAGACTCTTTTTAGGGTGTTATTggatatagaaagaaaataagaaaatgaaacatttttcagATCATTTTGTATTTATGAATCTATCTGTTTAAGTCTTGCTTATGTATACAAATATTGGTAGATATACCTCTAGCTCCATAGGAAAGCCAGTGATTCTTTGCGGTAAAATTAACCCCAGGAGTTATGAGATCACAAATTATTTCATATGAAATACTACATACATATGGCTTTCATATGTTTCTATGCATTCTCACTGGGTGAGAAACTTGAATCTGTATTAGTTTGTGTTTTGGTTATCATTTTGGTTTGGCAAACTGagtattttaattctttgttGTTCTAATTTCTATTTGTTGTGTTTCAAGTTGACAAGCATTTATAGGCAGCAAATATTTATAACCACTTACATTATCATTTCCCCCAAACTATAGTATGCActcctcttttcttttatcaGGATGAAGTTCTTAATTAGTTAAAGGCagttctttattgtttcttttttgactCTATCTGGCTTTTTTACAACTTTTTGAAATGCTCAGAAAGAGCATAGCTTTCTAGGTGCGGTTGCTGGAGTCACTGGGAGGAACCTTCACTAACCCAGTCCTAGGTATGATGCAATTTGCATAGTGTTTGAGGACATGCAGAAAGTGCTGACATACAATTCGTCTGCATTAAATTCCTTCTgaaggaaaagcaaagcaaagcaagggCAATACTTTCTCCTGAAAGGAAAGAAGTGAATGGAAAGTTGTGACAGTGAAAATGGAGGCTTATTACTATTCAAGTCTGAATGAGAAAAACATACATTTAGATTGaatctaaaaagaaaagtgacagctgttattattctttaaattattttgtgcttccttctaaaataaattattattttacaaacTGAACATTAAAATATACACCTATGATAACATCCACTTAGAAGTGGAGTTATGATGGAAGTGTTAATTATAGTGCAggtgtaaaaaatattttcttctcctgtagtcaAAATTTAGAGCTACTAAGCCATTGTAGAAAATGAAACCAAGGCCCAAAGAAATTAAGGGACATGTACAACACTGTTGAAATTATGtggcagaaataaaaataaaaaggaaggatcTTGATTCCCCAATGGTTATTTCTACTATTGTTCCATTTTTCTATGTGCACATCTGTTAGGAAGTTTCCAGAAACAGTGAAGTTTCCACATATTGTTTCTTTATCTAGTTCTTCAGTTTCTATTTCAAGACCAATTGCAGACCTTTTTTTAGTCATTAAGAGGATTCTAGGATTTCATCCAAATGGATCGTCACCAAGTAATTCCACTGACGAAAGGAAGAAGTGATGAGCAAAAGCATTCAGGGAGAAGTGGGTCCAACACAAAATTTTATAATCCATATGGAAGCAGAAGTGCATTCCTTACTCAGGACTTGATATTCAAATGGCTTTCAGTCCTCAGAAACACTGTAGCTTATTCCATACTTCACATATAATGATTGTACAGTGTTGTCACAAAGTGAGTTTGATTTGTGTTTGCCTCTGGCCTTCCACTTTCTTTCAATGGCTTACATTTAGACACGTTTGGTTCACTTGAGCAGCCATAAACTTATCTTGCACTAAAAATTGACATCAAATTCCTTTAGACACCATGAAAAAAGAAAGCCAGTGAATGAAAAGACAGAGGTCCCTTTCAGGTAGTTCAAAATGCTGGGTTCTTCATGTATTGAAGAAAGCTTGGCATTGCTTAAACTTGCTGCAAGGTGGATAATTGTTTCTGTGAAAATTCACATCTGACCTGCTCAGAAGCACGAAACACAGTCTTTCTGCAGTAACAGCAATAACCACAACGACAAACCTGGAGTGGGACCATAAACTTGACCTGCCATTGTAGCTtgttcacttcacttctctggcACCCAAAAATGGCAAAATCTGAAGACCAAGGTTGAGTTCTAAACTCTCATTCCATTATGATCCCAACTGTCATTATTGTCAAGTCTAGTCAGCTTTGGCATGTTTGGTTGTTTCACTTGAAGATTTCAATTTGGGTCCCACTGATTTTTCCAAATGATTCGATGAAAATGCCACATAAAGCCTCACAGTGGTCTCCCTCCAGAACAGATGTTGTAAGGTGATTTCAATTTCAGACACCTAAAATAGAGCATTGGTTTCCATATGACTTGTTTGTGTTGATCATGCTGAGGATTACACAAATGTGCTGGTACACGAGTTGTTTTTGGTGCTTACCCAAATCCTCTTCCTCTATTGGTAGACCCACCCCTCAGTGGCAGTAACTGGTGAACAGTACCATCCTGGCCCAGAGTATTGCTCTTGGCCCACAGAGTAATGTTCCAGGAGATTCCTGGTAGGTTACAAgcccctgcccctaccccaccATGAATATCTTGTGGCCCATAATTGATGAATATGGAGTATAAAACCAAGATCACTCTGTTGGGTCTGGGGGAttagaagacaaaatgagccagtgcccccaTCCCCCATGAGAGCCTTGTGGGCCCCATATCCTGTAAAGGGACAGGCAGCTTCACAAGTCATggccccctggggatgcctcaaaaatgccacaaggctgataaaACAGGAGGCTTTCACAGAACTGTGTACATGTTCCTGTAGAGATATGTTAAGAGACCACTTCCCTCCTGACTCCTGCACCTCTCCTCCCCAAcaacgtgtgtttctacaaagatATGTTAAAAGACCACTCCACCCCAATTCCTCACTCCCAAAAGGATGAAttagccccccccacccccccactccACTGTGAACAACAGAGCTACTGATTTTCCAGGCTCCCTGTTTATCTCTAAGGGcagcttttccttcctctctaataaatcctacttatGTGCTGACCTTGCCATCCCATAAGTCAATTcactgcctcatgagccaattctttgaCTGGTGAAGGCAAGGACCTTAGATACTGGTCCACAACAACTCCTTGGAACAGAACTATGAGGCTATTCACATTCCAGATCTGCCTTTGGAATCAGGCAGAAGCCTGATGTGACTCAAGCCACACCTTTGTTTAGCTGCTTCTGCTGTTCTTCTGCTTTCTTTACTTCATCACAGCTTTCACCTTAGAGCAGCTCTTCTTCACCTGTCACATGCACAGCTATCCCCATGTCTAGGGAGTCTGATCTGAGACAAATTGATTAAGACTAGGCCTTTccttgtcctcctcttcctcattatTATTCTTGGTCTTTTAGACAAACATGAAACTGATAGAATATAGATTTGATTCTCTCTAAGATTCAGTTCTTAAGCAAaacaagctttttaaattttagatgaTTGCCATTTTTAAAATGGCAACGTAGTAAAATACAGTAAgggaaatatatttgtatttttaaattaatgtacctcacattgtttcttatttctccttagctacatggatttaaaaaaaatcattagtgtGGCAAAACCAGAAGTAAAGATGAATACATATTTTGTAGATGAAGTTTATCATCTTAGGTTTTAAGCAATAGAGACTATCTTCTGAACATACTCTCAACTGGAGTCAGTGGAGAATATCGCCTATGTTGATCACACATTTTCAGTCATTTAATATtcacttcttgatttttttcactcaacaaatatttactcagTGTCTTTTGCATACCAGACATGTAATTAGAAAGTGAATATATAAATTGTGAACAAGACATACTTGATCTCTACCTTTTGGGGCCTGCTGCCTGACTCATTCATAATTTTAGCTTAGGCAGATCCAGATAGGAAGAAGGGAAATTATAAATTTTCACTATCCTATTGGAACTGAGGTAAATTTTTACCATTTGTATAGGAACATCCCAGATTTATACTCATTTTTCACTAACAAATTATACACACTAATGCCTGGAACATCCTAGGGCTCAATAAATGTTCATCAAATTATTGATGAACATGAGGAGTAactttatattttgtctttttcataccTCTTTCTTATGTAGCAGTAAAACATAGCAAGAAAACCACTTAATAGTAATCCAACGCCAATCCCAATTGCAATGTATTTTTCGTAAGAATCCACAGCATATGAAGTTAAGGTCAAGTGCTCACACCTTTCTCCAGTATAACCagtaaaacatctttaaaaagagaaaagaatgtataattttttaaagtttatagaaGTATAAAAGAATGACAGATttccaagaacaaaaaaaaaagcaaattaaattaaaGAGGCAGATATCAAATGAAAACCAATCTATTAAAGCTGACATGTAGCTATGACTTTTACCATAAGCAGCTCATTACCATCTCACATTTCCCCCTCATTAATAGATAGGAAAGGCAGTACACTTGTCAAGAAAACTGAACAAATTGATGACCATAAACATAGATTCTTGGGGGCTAGAGtcagggctcaagtgatagagcacctgcccaggaagcatgaggccctgaattcaaaccccagtactacaaaataaataaataaataaaattattagttGCTGCAGAATTTTATattcctgaattttcttttttgctttagtctgtTTCATTTTATCCTATAAACAATTCTGTGAAAATGTAAAATCATCTTTACATGTTGTTAAAAGTGATGATTCTGATTCAGCAGTTCTGGGTTGGAACACAAAGTCTGCATTCCTAACAAGCTCCAGGTTCCAGACATGCACTAATCTGAGGAATATATTTTTGAGCAATGAGGATTAAGTAGTTTAGAAAAAGACTCTGTAGATATATAAGTACAAAGAAGACTGCCAAGTCATGTTCAGATCAAGCACCATTTTTACTGAGTAAAAATGTATGCCACCTTCTCCTGTCTCAGGGAATTGGGATGTTCTTTGCAATTACCTGCAGATGGCTTTCTTTAGCTCATGGTTGAATGCACATACACCATTGATGCAGTAACTATTATGATCTTCCAGACAAGGGTGTGAGAACTTCAAGGCTATGGGTCCTTCTATGTAGTCAGCTAGGAAAAAGAGATATGGTATAAACAGATTAGATGCCTAATTTTATGACAATTTTTCAATACATACATAAAGAGCCcttttattttaagaacatttggGGATGGTTTACTCCTTGAACTATTGATTCCTCTGCAATGTTGGCCACATCATATAGACATATCATTATTTAATTAGAGGGTAGAGGAGGATTAAGGATTGTTCCATTCTTTAGAAGCTACACAATAAGGTATAGAGACAACAAGTTTGCCAAAAGATGGCAGCACAGGTTCTATTCTTAGCAGGTTCTTTTGAGCAAGGCTTTCCAGAAGTGTACCTGAATGCTAATAAATACAGATGATATCACATAATCCTTGTATTTTTCCCTTTACACTGAGAAGAAAACACTTAGGAAGATTTCATTTACACTTGAGAGGTAACAAATTAGTTTTTTATTCCCTCTCCAGAGGAAAGGAAGATGAGAATTCCTCCTTACTTTTATGTGAACTATCTTGAGGGGCTAATTAAAAAGAGGATCTTATCCCTAACTGATGTCAGAAGAGGTATTTTTATGACTTTTACAAGAAACCAGAAACAATTTATGGCTCAGGAGAACATAACTAATGACAATACCTTTGAAcattaattaaatgttttattcagTTAAGACACACTGTGAGATAGTGGTATAGGGATTTGGGATTTGAAAATACCAGTCTAGCTCTAACACTATACAGTGACCATAGCTGAACACAATTTTGTCAACAAGAGTCCAGAAACCTTATGGGAGACTCTTTTCAGAAAGGTGTGGTCAGACAAAAGGTCTGTGTTTCAGGAGTTCTCTTGATTCTCTGAAGTGCTGAAGACAGTGGGAATGACTCAGGTGAAAATGAAGAATTGATTCCTTTTCCCATAAactttaattaccatttaaaaattttttctcaagCAGAATTAATTAGTGGCATTTTACTTTATCATGGCCACAAATAGACATACCTCCTCATTGTTAAACATCATGCTATATACACTACACCATATTTGCCTCCCTAAGGAGATTAAGAGAAATCTACCTAAAAAACAGATCTAAAAGATCTCTTTTATACTGAAAATACCAAATCTTTAGTCACTTTGGTAGCAACAAGATACTATGTTGTATCACTTCACTTTAAGAACctaaaatttccttaaaattcACGTTAATTTTACTGAATGTAGTGTAGCaagtataatttattataattaattctGAGGCAGTGAGAATTTCCTACATAAACAGTGCTaagctcttctctttttttgaggttctggggcTAGACCCACTGCCTAAGCAACTGCTGTACCACACACAGCCTAGCCACTAGGTTCTTTATAATTCAATactaaaaaaaagttcatttaacCAAGCCTGAAACAGGATTTGCTATGAAAAAACCCTAAGattctttattctcatttttaatttaaataaaaagcaaaagaagtaaaTTTTCCTTCaagacagcaaaagaaaaaatataaaatgatatagtCAACTCTTGTATGTACAGTTTGccatgaaggaagaaaaatggcTGAGAGTGGGAATGTGATGATGATTGTCATGATGCCATACTGAGCGGAAGCTACgcttctttaatttttctacaaTATTATTGATATAGTCTAATAAAAATGCTTCCTATTTGCTCAATGACTAAGAAGACATAAAGGTGACTAAACGTTATTCTAAAACCCACACtgattttgttttacaaattggtattcaaaaatcaaatgagtaaaatattttaaattaattgtttaaaattattgGTGAAATGAGGAACACTTAAATCTTACTGCCtttcatatttgaaaacaaaatacttgACTTGCTCTTCTTTAATTTGCTGTGCACTGAGAGAGAGCAAGAAATGATGTTTCCTCTGTGCTGAATTACATCACCAGTCTTCACATCAGGGATCGGGGGCATGGTATGGTTTTCATGAGCTTTGTACTACTTAGTCACAGGTCTTGACAAGCAAGAAGCTTTCCAAGTTTACCTCTAGTTCAAACAGGCTTGAAAACAATCTCAACAGCAGCCAGGAGCCACTGTAATAACAGTAATGGATAGAAGAAAAACCATGATCGCCATCAACAATGAAAATTGGATATAGATGGTTAGGAAATGTAGTACACGCTAAAACAGCAATGAAATGCCCCAAGTaacaaacaggaagaaaagatCCTTCCAAAGACAAGGGGAAGTGCTTCATCTTAGAGCCATAATTTCTTGGTGGCTAAGCTTACAGTCACAGATCAAAACAGGATGTCTCTCATCAAGAATGCCAAAATTGCATAAAATGACACAGGACACACTTGGGTTATTGGGGACCAAGCAGCAAATGTGGTGTGTTTTACATTCAGGACAGGAGCTGAAACCAGCTTCTTTCTTACCCGTAGGTTTACTTCCTCTTTATAAAAAAGGCAGTGCGTGGCTGATACATTTATTTGTCATTCCAACTAAATAGCATCTTGCTAAAGGAGTTGATTATCTAGCAACATATATTGTTAAAACTTCCAATGTTTCTTCTATCTTAGTGcaaatttctctcaaaaggttttaaaaagtcacttgaaATATAAAGATGTAAAGAAAATACCTTCAGTTTTGTTAACTGTCCAGTTAGTTTGCTGGGTTGTGTGTGTAGGCATTAAGGTCACAGCCACCTCTTCAGCCAATGTGGTCATTGCTGCATTAAGAGAGGGAAGCATCTTTCATGGGTGAATCTCCTTCCACGTGCAAACAGTAATCCAATGTTAGTCTTACTCTGCTT
This window of the Castor canadensis chromosome 9, mCasCan1.hap1v2, whole genome shotgun sequence genome carries:
- the Epgn gene encoding epigen isoform X4, with product MALGVPISVCLLFKAMTTLAEEVAVTLMPTHTTQQTNWTVNKTEADYIEGPIALKFSHPCLEDHNSYCINGVCAFNHELKKAICRCLKLKSPYNICSGGRPL
- the Epgn gene encoding epigen isoform X1, coding for MALGVPISVCLLFKAMTTLAEEVAVTLMPTHTTQQTNWTVNKTEADYIEGPIALKFSHPCLEDHNSYCINGVCAFNHELKKAICRCFTGYTGERCEHLTLTSYAVDSYEKYIAIGIGVGLLLSGFLAMFYCYIRKRCLKLKSPYNICSGGRPL
- the Epgn gene encoding epigen isoform X3 yields the protein MALGVPISVCLLFKADYIEGPIALKFSHPCLEDHNSYCINGVCAFNHELKKAICRCFTGYTGERCEHLTLTSYAVDSYEKYIAIGIGVGLLLSGFLAMFYCYIRKRCLKLKSPYNICSGGRPL
- the Epgn gene encoding epigen isoform X2, producing MLPSLNAAMTTLAEEVAVTLMPTHTTQQTNWTVNKTEADYIEGPIALKFSHPCLEDHNSYCINGVCAFNHELKKAICRCFTGYTGERCEHLTLTSYAVDSYEKYIAIGIGVGLLLSGFLAMFYCYIRKRCLKLKSPYNICSGGRPL